One region of Mycolicibacterium lutetiense genomic DNA includes:
- a CDS encoding TetR/AcrR family transcriptional regulator, whose translation MSPASTHDVSGHGSPWTEREAELLAVTLRLLQQQGYDRLTVEAVATEAKSSKATIYRRWPSKTDLVLAAFIEGTRVQLVPPHTGCLRTDLLSIGASVCAQAREHASTMSAIMSEIAHSPELSAAMQNQFVLERKKLMTDVLAEAVARGEIDAAAIHDELWDVMPGYLVFRSLIPGRPPTEETVRALVDDVLMPSLTRF comes from the coding sequence GTGTCTCCCGCTTCAACGCACGATGTCTCGGGTCATGGCTCGCCGTGGACCGAGCGCGAGGCCGAGTTGCTGGCGGTGACCCTGCGACTATTGCAGCAGCAGGGATACGACCGGTTGACCGTGGAAGCCGTGGCAACCGAGGCGAAGTCGAGCAAGGCCACCATCTACCGCCGCTGGCCCTCGAAGACGGATCTGGTGCTGGCGGCGTTCATCGAGGGCACCCGGGTGCAGCTCGTCCCGCCCCACACCGGTTGTCTACGAACCGATCTCCTGAGTATCGGCGCTTCGGTGTGCGCACAGGCACGCGAGCACGCCAGCACGATGAGCGCGATCATGAGCGAGATTGCGCACAGCCCGGAACTGAGTGCGGCCATGCAGAATCAGTTCGTACTGGAACGCAAGAAACTCATGACGGATGTTCTGGCCGAGGCGGTTGCGCGTGGCGAGATCGACGCCGCAGCGATCCATGACGAACTATGGGATGTGATGCCGGGATACCTGGTGTTTCGCTCCCTGATCCCCGGGCGTCCGCCGACGGAGGAGACGGTTCGGGCATTGGTCGACGACGTCTTGATGCCCAGCCTGACCCGCTTCTGA
- a CDS encoding MmpS family transport accessory protein — protein sequence MQGISVSRLVRRRWTVIVAVLVVAVVAFTVSRLHGIFGSDNEVSRPSADTLENTGYNPKRVLFEVFGPPGSVATVNYLDIDAQPQRAEDVTLPWSQTLVTDDPTMFADLRAQGDGDYIGCRITVNGVVKDERSTDNVNGYIACLDKSA from the coding sequence ATGCAGGGGATCTCGGTAAGCAGACTGGTCAGGCGGCGCTGGACGGTGATCGTGGCCGTACTGGTGGTCGCCGTCGTCGCCTTCACCGTCAGTCGACTGCACGGCATATTCGGTTCCGACAACGAGGTGTCGCGCCCCAGTGCCGACACCCTGGAGAACACGGGATACAACCCGAAGCGGGTGCTGTTCGAGGTGTTCGGCCCACCGGGTTCGGTCGCCACGGTCAACTACCTCGACATCGACGCCCAGCCCCAACGGGCCGAGGACGTGACGCTGCCATGGTCACAGACGCTGGTCACCGATGACCCGACCATGTTCGCCGACCTTCGCGCACAGGGCGACGGTGACTACATCGGCTGCCGCATCACGGTCAACGGTGTGGTCAAGGACGAAAGGTCCACCGACAACGTGAACGGCTACATCGCATGCTTGGACAAGTCGGCATGA
- a CDS encoding DUF3556 domain-containing protein, which translates to MGFLQPNLPVVDAAEWSKGTRAERIVPMARHIAENGFGTPLVMPLMYGVKIVLYVLGAWLFALSTRGIDGFANVASWWSEPIVFQKAVLFTMLFEVVGLGCCFGPLAGRYFPPMGSILYWLRPGTVRLPPWPARMPLTRGDNRSLIDVALYAGLLMLLVTALLSDGAGPIPALDTEIGVLPWWHTVAVLSVLALLGLRDKVIYLAARGEVYAPLALVFLFVGTDIVVGAKVVFLVLWLGAATSKLNAHFPFVISTMLANNPFVPPGILKRSMFKRYPDDLRPSRAAGIIAHFSTAVEGLVPLVLFFSHGGWPTAIAAFVMVMFHLNILLSFPMGVPLEWNVFMIFGVLWLFVGHAGIGLSDLGEPWPVATLFVVLVGIVVLGNLFPHKISFLPGMRYYAGNWDTTVWCVKPSADEKLRTGSRALGPMYHLQLERLYDDGESPQIITYLGYAFRGMNTHGRALFTLAHRAMADHVEADYNLCEGEQVCAMLLGWNFGDGHMHNEGLIEAMQRRCGFDPGEVRVVILDSQPIHVRRQQYRLVDAATGEFERGCVDVDDMVVNQPWADDLPVRVDPRRPVRRAGA; encoded by the coding sequence ATGGGGTTTCTCCAGCCGAACCTGCCGGTCGTCGATGCCGCCGAGTGGAGCAAGGGCACCCGCGCCGAGCGGATCGTGCCGATGGCGCGGCACATCGCAGAGAACGGTTTCGGCACACCGTTGGTGATGCCGCTGATGTACGGCGTGAAGATCGTGCTGTACGTCCTCGGCGCGTGGTTGTTCGCGTTGTCGACGCGGGGCATTGACGGATTCGCCAACGTCGCGTCCTGGTGGTCGGAGCCGATCGTCTTCCAGAAGGCCGTCCTGTTCACAATGTTGTTCGAAGTCGTCGGGCTCGGTTGCTGTTTCGGACCTTTGGCGGGCCGCTACTTCCCGCCGATGGGATCGATCCTGTACTGGTTGCGGCCCGGCACCGTACGGCTGCCGCCATGGCCGGCACGGATGCCGTTGACCAGGGGCGACAACAGATCCCTGATCGATGTGGCGCTGTACGCTGGCCTGCTCATGTTGCTCGTGACGGCGCTGCTGTCCGATGGGGCCGGCCCAATTCCCGCCCTGGACACCGAGATCGGTGTGCTGCCGTGGTGGCACACCGTCGCGGTGCTGTCCGTTCTGGCGCTGCTCGGGTTGCGCGACAAAGTCATCTATCTCGCGGCCCGCGGCGAGGTGTACGCGCCACTGGCGTTGGTGTTCCTGTTCGTCGGGACGGACATCGTCGTCGGCGCAAAGGTGGTCTTCCTGGTCCTCTGGCTGGGCGCCGCCACCAGCAAGCTCAACGCTCATTTTCCCTTCGTGATCTCGACGATGTTGGCGAACAATCCCTTTGTCCCGCCAGGGATTCTGAAGCGCTCGATGTTCAAGCGATATCCGGACGACCTGAGACCCAGCCGTGCCGCGGGCATCATCGCGCATTTCTCGACGGCAGTGGAAGGGTTGGTGCCGCTGGTGCTGTTCTTCTCCCACGGCGGTTGGCCCACCGCGATCGCGGCGTTCGTGATGGTCATGTTCCACCTGAACATCCTGTTGTCGTTCCCGATGGGTGTTCCGCTCGAATGGAATGTCTTCATGATCTTCGGGGTGCTGTGGCTGTTCGTCGGCCATGCGGGCATCGGGCTGTCCGATCTTGGCGAACCTTGGCCGGTGGCGACCCTGTTCGTCGTGCTCGTGGGCATTGTGGTGCTCGGAAACCTGTTCCCGCACAAGATTTCCTTCTTGCCCGGCATGAGGTACTACGCGGGTAACTGGGACACCACGGTGTGGTGCGTGAAGCCGTCGGCCGACGAGAAGTTGCGCACGGGGTCGCGAGCGCTCGGCCCGATGTACCACCTGCAACTGGAGCGGTTGTACGACGACGGCGAATCACCCCAGATCATCACCTATCTCGGCTACGCCTTCCGCGGCATGAACACCCACGGGCGCGCATTGTTCACGTTGGCGCATCGGGCCATGGCCGACCATGTCGAAGCCGACTACAACCTGTGTGAGGGCGAGCAGGTCTGCGCGATGCTCCTCGGCTGGAACTTCGGTGACGGCCACATGCACAACGAGGGACTGATCGAGGCGATGCAGCGGCGCTGCGGGTTCGACCCTGGAGAGGTCCGCGTGGTGATCCTCGATTCACAACCGATTCACGTCAGGCGACAGCAGTACCGGCTCGTCGATGCCGCCACCGGCGAGTTCGAGCGGGGCTGCGTCGACGTCGACGACATGGTGGTCAATCAGCCCTGGGCGGATGACCTTCCAGTGCGCGTCGACCCTCGCCGCCCCGTCCGCCGAGCAGGCGCATAG
- a CDS encoding acyl-CoA dehydrogenase, whose product MGHYKSNVRDQEFNLFDVFGIDKVFGTGAFADLDQDSAREMLAEIARLAEGPIAESFADGDRNPPVFDPKTHTVALPEPFKKSMRALLEGGWDKVGLSEELGGMPVPRALQWAVIEHVLGANPAAYMYAMGAGMCEIFYNNATEEQKKWAVLGSERGWGATMVLTEPDAGSDVGAGRTKAVKQEDGTWHIDGVKRFITSADSDDLFENIMHLVLARPEGAGPGTKGLSLFFVPKFHFDHETGELGERNGAFVTNVEHKMGLKVSTTCELTFGQHGTPAVGWLVGEVHNGIAQMFDVIEQARMMVGTKAIATLSTGYLNALEYAKERIQGADLTQMMDKTAPRVSITHHPDVRRSLMTQKAYAEALRALYIYTATFQDVEVAKAVHGIEGELAAKVNDLLLPIVKGVGSERAYEKLTESLQTFGGSGFLQDYPVEQYIRDAKIDSLYEGTTAIQAQDFFFRKIIRDKGQALAFVAGEIEQFIKNETGNGRLKTERALLATALEDVQGMAATLTGYLMAAQEDQAAIYKVGLGSVRFLMSVGDLLLGWLLARQAAVAIEKLDAGATGEDRTYLEGKIAAASFFAKNMLPLLTSTRQVIETIDNEVMELDEAAF is encoded by the coding sequence GTGGGCCACTACAAGAGCAACGTGCGTGACCAGGAATTCAACCTGTTCGATGTCTTCGGCATCGACAAGGTGTTCGGCACCGGCGCGTTTGCAGATCTCGACCAGGATTCGGCGCGCGAGATGCTCGCGGAGATCGCCCGACTGGCCGAGGGGCCCATCGCCGAGTCGTTCGCCGACGGTGACCGCAACCCCCCGGTGTTCGATCCCAAGACTCACACCGTCGCGCTGCCCGAGCCCTTCAAGAAGTCGATGCGCGCGCTCCTCGAGGGCGGCTGGGACAAGGTGGGCCTTTCCGAGGAACTCGGCGGCATGCCGGTGCCTCGCGCCCTTCAGTGGGCCGTGATTGAGCACGTCCTCGGCGCCAACCCGGCGGCCTACATGTACGCGATGGGCGCGGGCATGTGCGAGATCTTCTACAACAACGCCACCGAAGAGCAGAAGAAGTGGGCCGTGCTGGGCTCCGAGCGCGGCTGGGGCGCCACCATGGTGCTCACCGAGCCCGACGCGGGCTCTGACGTCGGCGCCGGTCGCACCAAGGCCGTCAAGCAGGAAGACGGCACCTGGCACATCGACGGCGTGAAGCGCTTCATCACGTCCGCCGACTCCGACGACCTGTTCGAAAACATCATGCACCTGGTGCTGGCCCGCCCCGAGGGCGCCGGCCCCGGCACCAAGGGCCTGTCGCTGTTCTTCGTACCGAAGTTCCACTTCGACCACGAGACCGGCGAACTGGGTGAGCGCAACGGCGCTTTCGTCACCAACGTCGAGCACAAGATGGGCCTGAAGGTCTCCACCACGTGTGAGCTGACCTTCGGCCAGCACGGCACCCCCGCGGTGGGCTGGCTGGTCGGCGAGGTCCACAACGGCATCGCGCAGATGTTCGACGTCATCGAGCAGGCTCGAATGATGGTGGGCACCAAGGCCATCGCGACCCTGTCGACCGGTTACCTCAATGCTCTGGAGTACGCCAAGGAGCGCATCCAGGGCGCTGACCTGACCCAGATGATGGACAAGACCGCCCCGCGCGTCAGCATCACCCATCACCCCGACGTGCGTCGCAGCCTGATGACCCAGAAGGCCTACGCCGAGGCACTGCGCGCGCTGTACATCTACACCGCGACGTTCCAAGATGTCGAGGTTGCCAAGGCCGTGCACGGCATCGAGGGCGAGCTGGCTGCCAAGGTCAACGACCTGCTGCTCCCGATCGTCAAGGGTGTGGGCTCCGAGCGCGCATACGAGAAGCTGACCGAGAGCCTGCAGACCTTCGGTGGTTCCGGCTTCCTGCAGGACTACCCGGTCGAGCAGTACATCCGCGACGCCAAGATCGACTCGCTCTACGAAGGCACCACCGCCATCCAGGCGCAGGACTTCTTCTTCCGCAAGATCATCCGCGACAAGGGTCAGGCGCTGGCGTTCGTGGCCGGTGAGATCGAGCAGTTCATCAAGAACGAGACCGGCAATGGCCGCCTCAAGACCGAGCGTGCCCTGCTGGCCACCGCGCTGGAGGACGTCCAGGGCATGGCCGCCACCCTCACCGGCTACCTGATGGCCGCGCAAGAGGACCAGGCCGCAATCTACAAGGTGGGTCTCGGTTCGGTCCGCTTCCTGATGTCGGTCGGCGACCTGCTGCTCGGCTGGCTGCTGGCCCGCCAGGCCGCCGTAGCCATCGAGAAGCTCGACGCCGGTGCCACCGGGGAGGATCGCACCTACCTCGAGGGCAAGATCGCCGCGGCATCGTTCTTCGCCAAGAACATGCTGCCGCTGCTGACCAGCACCCGTCAGGTCATCGAGACCATCGACAACGAGGTGATGGAGCTCGACGAGGCTGCATTCTAA
- a CDS encoding DUF1361 domain-containing protein, which translates to MIEARGILLVVSLMATTALTLALGITDPAAPMSYPTKFLVWNLVLAWIPMVFAIAFDLVERRLWLLPLGLAWLAFLPNAPYLVTDLVHLGEGYELWRHVLQYGFAAWTGILLGVVSLLLVHQRLDDEFGPFWGWLAVVLSVAGCAVGVVIGRFQRWNSWDLVTRPDAVVAATFDWMRSPLSYVQSTGVAVAVAAFFGLAYLTIWALRGLR; encoded by the coding sequence ATGATCGAAGCCCGCGGCATCCTGCTGGTCGTCTCCCTGATGGCGACGACCGCGCTCACCCTGGCCCTTGGGATCACCGACCCGGCCGCACCGATGTCCTATCCGACCAAGTTCCTGGTGTGGAACCTGGTGCTGGCATGGATCCCGATGGTCTTCGCGATCGCGTTCGATCTGGTCGAGCGCAGGCTGTGGCTACTGCCGCTGGGCCTCGCCTGGTTGGCGTTCCTGCCGAACGCGCCGTACCTGGTGACCGATCTGGTCCACCTCGGCGAGGGCTACGAGCTGTGGCGCCACGTGCTGCAATACGGGTTCGCCGCCTGGACCGGCATCCTGCTGGGGGTGGTGTCACTGCTGCTGGTGCATCAGCGCCTGGACGACGAATTCGGCCCATTCTGGGGCTGGCTGGCCGTCGTGCTGTCGGTTGCCGGCTGCGCCGTCGGCGTGGTCATCGGCCGCTTCCAACGATGGAACTCCTGGGACCTGGTCACCCGCCCCGATGCGGTGGTCGCGGCGACATTCGACTGGATGCGCTCACCGCTGTCCTACGTGCAGTCCACGGGCGTAGCGGTAGCGGTCGCGGCGTTCTTCGGCTTGGCCTATCTGACGATCTGGGCGCTGCGCGGATTGCGTTGA
- a CDS encoding NAD(P)H-dependent amine dehydrogenase family protein: MRRIAVWGTGNMGATAIRSATAFPGLELAAVITSSEDKAGRDAATFANLDAPTGVTATTDVDAALAQCDAVAYMSSGDIRPEEALAEIEQCLRAGKHVVTPSLYLLYDPASAPAEWVERLTDAAATGNSALLVSGVDPGWGNDALAVIAAGLCTRIRTVRCQEIFDYSTYNQPHSVRVLCGFGGPMDETPMMLLPSIPTMVWGGNVRLIGRGLGLEIDDITETVERLPLTEAVDNVMGRFEAGTQGAFRLQVIGWANGVERVIIEHITRIDPACAPDWPEPDEGVGDHRVIIDGDPQLTMVVRADVPGGTRADGGNTTAANRLLGAIDWLATQKPGIYDGLDVPLHPPLPAEVEATRWI; encoded by the coding sequence ATGCGTCGAATCGCGGTGTGGGGTACAGGAAACATGGGTGCAACGGCTATCCGATCGGCCACGGCATTCCCGGGGCTCGAACTGGCGGCAGTCATCACCTCATCTGAGGACAAGGCTGGTCGCGATGCTGCGACGTTCGCCAACCTCGACGCCCCGACGGGAGTCACCGCCACCACCGATGTCGACGCGGCCCTCGCCCAGTGCGACGCGGTTGCCTATATGTCCTCCGGCGATATCCGTCCGGAGGAAGCCCTCGCCGAAATCGAGCAATGCCTGCGCGCGGGCAAACACGTGGTGACGCCGTCGCTGTACTTGCTCTATGACCCGGCGTCGGCCCCCGCCGAGTGGGTCGAGCGGCTCACCGACGCCGCGGCCACCGGCAACTCCGCGCTTCTGGTCAGCGGCGTCGACCCGGGTTGGGGCAACGACGCACTGGCGGTCATCGCCGCCGGGCTGTGTACCCGGATCCGCACCGTCCGGTGTCAGGAGATCTTCGACTACTCCACCTACAACCAGCCGCACTCGGTGCGGGTGCTCTGCGGTTTCGGCGGGCCGATGGACGAGACGCCGATGATGTTGCTGCCGTCCATCCCCACCATGGTCTGGGGCGGCAATGTCCGGCTCATCGGCCGCGGGCTGGGCCTGGAGATCGACGACATCACCGAGACGGTCGAACGGCTGCCGCTGACCGAGGCCGTCGACAACGTCATGGGCCGGTTCGAGGCCGGCACCCAGGGGGCGTTCCGGCTCCAGGTCATCGGCTGGGCCAACGGCGTCGAGCGGGTCATCATCGAGCACATCACCCGCATCGACCCGGCCTGCGCACCCGATTGGCCGGAGCCTGACGAGGGCGTCGGCGACCATCGCGTCATCATCGACGGCGATCCGCAGCTGACCATGGTGGTGCGCGCCGATGTGCCGGGCGGGACTCGCGCCGACGGCGGCAACACCACCGCGGCCAACCGGCTGCTCGGCGCGATCGATTGGCTGGCCACCCAGAAGCCCGGCATCTACGACGGCCTCGACGTGCCGTTGCACCCGCCGCTGCCCGCCGAGGTCGAGGCCACCCGCTGGATTTGA